From Streptomyces yatensis, one genomic window encodes:
- a CDS encoding S16 family serine protease, which translates to MPAVSPRARILALCSAPVLALLAVAAFAPLPFTVAQPGSTVNVLGADRGKQVISVSGSDTRKTTGQLRMTTILATGPDATVRLKDVISGWFATDRAVMPHDSVYVGGTTKEIERHNAEEMRESQSSATSAALGYLHRSPRDVKVTLRLADVGGPSAGLLFSLGVIDKLDGDGRGGDLTGGRTIAGTGTIDAKGKVGAVGGVPLKTQAAKRDGATVFLVPKAECADATAELPKGLRLIPVSTLKGAVTALRALRSGGAVPHC; encoded by the coding sequence ATGCCTGCCGTCTCCCCCCGCGCCCGCATCCTCGCGCTCTGCTCCGCGCCCGTGCTCGCCCTGCTCGCGGTGGCCGCGTTCGCCCCGCTGCCGTTCACCGTGGCCCAGCCCGGTTCGACGGTGAACGTCCTGGGGGCCGACCGCGGCAAGCAGGTGATCAGCGTCTCGGGGAGCGACACCCGCAAGACCACCGGGCAGCTGCGGATGACGACGATCCTGGCCACCGGCCCGGACGCCACCGTGCGGCTGAAGGACGTGATCAGCGGCTGGTTCGCCACCGACCGTGCCGTCATGCCGCATGACTCGGTCTACGTCGGCGGCACCACCAAGGAGATCGAGCGGCACAACGCCGAGGAGATGCGGGAGTCGCAGTCCTCGGCCACCAGCGCGGCGCTCGGCTATCTTCACCGCTCCCCGCGCGACGTCAAGGTCACGCTGCGCCTGGCCGATGTCGGCGGGCCGAGCGCCGGGCTGCTCTTCTCCCTCGGCGTGATCGACAAGCTGGACGGGGACGGCCGCGGCGGCGATCTCACCGGCGGCCGGACGATCGCGGGCACCGGCACCATCGACGCCAAGGGCAAGGTCGGGGCCGTGGGCGGGGTCCCGCTGAAGACGCAGGCCGCCAAGCGGGACGGCGCCACGGTCTTCCTGGTGCCGAAGGCCGAATGCGCCGACGCCACCGCCGAACTGCCCAAGGGGCTGCGGCTGATCCCTGTCAGCACGCTCAAGGGTGCCGTGACGGCTCTGCGGGCGCTGCGGTCGGGCGGCGCGGTCCCGCACTGCTGA
- a CDS encoding MFS transporter — MADDTGDRERRGNSGDRRPLMLVLAANTVSIAGNSLTLIAVPWFVLETTGSAAKAGFVSFCATLPVVVSAVIGGPVIDRVGRRRVSIASDALCGVAVATIPVLHFAGLLRFWQLCALMAFCGLLHAPGETARQVLVPALAERAGTTLSRAASFYDGASRGARMLGAAVGGLLIALLGPPAVLLLDAATFAASALLIMAGLRGLPAAAPRKPVVPVSARAYRAELREGYRFLLHHRLLLAIVLMVMVTNGLDQGLSSVLLPVHAERHLGGSVQLGLLTALFGGGALVGALLYGAVGDRFSRRTVFAVSFLVCGLPRFLIAAFVPGVSPLAVTMAASGVAAGMLNPILTTVTYEAVPDELRSRVSGALTAGVWVVMPLGGLAAGCLVEGVGLTAAFLVTGGVYFLATLSPLVFPAWRGMDEGAVAGQGAAAGKATAVDERTAADERTAAPLSSAGPRRPTAAPAEPSRHP; from the coding sequence ATGGCCGACGACACAGGAGACAGAGAGCGTCGGGGAAACAGCGGTGACCGAAGACCGCTCATGCTCGTCCTCGCCGCCAACACCGTTTCCATAGCGGGCAATTCGCTCACACTGATCGCCGTCCCGTGGTTCGTCCTGGAGACCACGGGCAGCGCGGCCAAGGCCGGATTCGTGTCCTTCTGCGCGACCCTGCCGGTGGTGGTCTCCGCCGTCATCGGCGGGCCGGTGATCGACCGGGTCGGCCGCAGGCGGGTCTCCATCGCCTCCGACGCGCTGTGCGGGGTGGCCGTGGCCACGATTCCGGTGCTGCACTTCGCCGGGCTGCTGCGGTTCTGGCAGCTGTGCGCGCTGATGGCGTTCTGCGGACTGCTCCACGCACCGGGCGAAACCGCCCGCCAGGTGCTCGTACCCGCGCTGGCCGAACGGGCGGGCACCACCCTCAGCCGCGCCGCCAGCTTCTACGACGGGGCCTCGCGCGGGGCCCGGATGCTGGGCGCGGCGGTCGGGGGGCTGCTGATCGCGCTGCTCGGCCCGCCGGCCGTACTGCTGCTGGACGCGGCGACGTTCGCGGCCTCCGCGCTACTGATCATGGCGGGGCTGCGCGGGCTGCCCGCCGCCGCGCCGCGCAAGCCCGTCGTACCGGTGTCCGCCCGCGCCTACCGCGCGGAGCTGCGCGAGGGGTACCGCTTTCTGCTGCACCACCGGCTGCTGCTGGCCATCGTGCTGATGGTCATGGTCACCAACGGCCTGGACCAGGGGCTGTCCTCCGTCCTGCTGCCCGTCCACGCCGAGCGGCATCTGGGCGGTTCGGTGCAACTGGGGCTGCTCACCGCGCTGTTCGGCGGCGGTGCGCTGGTGGGCGCGCTGCTGTACGGGGCGGTGGGCGACCGCTTTTCGCGCCGGACCGTCTTCGCGGTGAGCTTTCTGGTGTGCGGGCTGCCGCGCTTCCTGATCGCCGCGTTCGTCCCCGGGGTCTCCCCGCTCGCCGTGACGATGGCGGCCAGTGGGGTCGCGGCGGGGATGCTCAACCCGATCCTGACCACGGTGACCTACGAGGCCGTCCCCGATGAGCTGCGCAGCCGGGTCTCGGGCGCGCTCACCGCGGGGGTGTGGGTGGTGATGCCGCTCGGCGGGCTCGCGGCCGGGTGCCTGGTGGAGGGGGTGGGGCTGACCGCCGCCTTCCTGGTGACGGGCGGTGTCTACTTCCTGGCCACGCTCAGCCCGCTGGTCTTCCCGGCCTGGCGCGGGATGGACGAGGGGGCGGTCGCGGGTCAGGGGGCAGCGGCGGGCAAGGCGACGGCGGTTGACGAGAGGACGGCGGCGGACGAGAGGACGGCGGCACCGCTCAGCAGTGCGGGACCGCGCCGCCCGACCGCAGCGCCCGCAGAGCCGTCACGGCACCCTTGA
- a CDS encoding ArsR/SmtB family transcription factor: MAQNEEPAPDDVRVLDPRSLRGLAHPLRMRLLAALREYGPATASQLADRLGESSGATSYHLRQLAAHGFVKDDPERGKGRERWWKAAQRGVRVGTDRFLTSPDPAVRGAMNTLLHEWATIHGQDLSTWFSTMHDWPSAWRSASDMSDFAMRLTPELASEMRDKVHEVIESYREKEVDRDTEGSAPYRVHLHAFPREED, encoded by the coding sequence ATGGCACAGAACGAAGAGCCTGCTCCCGACGACGTCCGGGTGCTCGACCCCCGCTCCTTGCGCGGGCTCGCGCATCCGCTGCGCATGCGGCTGCTCGCCGCGCTGCGCGAGTACGGACCGGCCACCGCGTCCCAACTGGCCGACAGATTGGGCGAGTCCAGCGGTGCCACCAGCTACCATCTGCGACAGCTGGCCGCCCATGGCTTCGTCAAGGACGACCCCGAGCGGGGCAAGGGGCGGGAGCGGTGGTGGAAGGCGGCGCAGCGGGGCGTGCGGGTGGGAACCGACAGGTTCCTGACCAGCCCCGACCCGGCCGTACGGGGAGCGATGAACACCCTGCTCCACGAGTGGGCCACCATCCACGGCCAGGACCTGTCCACCTGGTTCAGCACCATGCACGACTGGCCCTCAGCATGGCGCAGCGCTTCGGACATGAGCGACTTCGCCATGCGTCTCACGCCCGAACTCGCCAGCGAAATGCGCGACAAGGTGCACGAAGTGATCGAGAGCTACCGCGAGAAGGAGGTGGACCGGGACACCGAGGGCTCCGCCCCGTACCGCGTCCATCTGCATGCCTTCCCGCGCGAAGAGGACTGA
- a CDS encoding Lrp/AsnC family transcriptional regulator yields MGIDGLDARLIELLAEEPRIGVLEASRRLGVARGTAQARLDRLRAQGVIRGFGPDVDPAALGYPVTAFATLEIKQGQGQDVRAHLATVPEVLELHTTTGHGDMLCRLVARSNADLQRVIDLVVGFEGIVRASTAIVMENAVPLRIIPLVRQAALD; encoded by the coding sequence ATGGGGATCGACGGCCTCGACGCTCGCCTGATCGAGTTGCTCGCCGAGGAACCGCGGATAGGCGTGCTGGAGGCGTCGCGCCGCCTCGGTGTCGCCCGCGGCACGGCGCAGGCGCGGCTGGACCGGCTGCGCGCCCAGGGGGTGATCCGGGGCTTCGGCCCCGATGTGGACCCGGCGGCGCTCGGCTATCCGGTCACCGCGTTCGCCACGCTGGAGATCAAGCAGGGGCAGGGGCAGGACGTACGGGCCCATCTGGCGACCGTTCCGGAGGTGCTGGAGCTGCACACCACCACGGGCCACGGGGACATGCTCTGCCGGCTGGTGGCCCGCTCCAACGCCGACCTTCAGCGGGTGATCGACCTGGTGGTGGGGTTCGAGGGGATCGTCCGGGCCTCGACGGCGATCGTGATGGAGAACGCGGTTCCGCTGCGGATCATCCCGCTGGTGCGGCAGGCGGCGCTGGACTGA
- the hppD gene encoding 4-hydroxyphenylpyruvate dioxygenase: MTETTEMLQQGDARHADPFPVKGMDAVVFAVGNAKQAAHYYATAFGMKLVAYSGPENGSRETASYVLVSGGARFVFTSVIKPVSAWGRFLAEHVAEHGDGVIDLAVEVPDARAAYAYAVEHGAAGIEEPHELKDEHGTVVVASIRTYGDTRHTLVERTGYDGPYLPGYAEAEPIVDPPARRNFQAIDHCVGNVELGRMDEWVGFYNNVMGFTNMKEFVGDDIATEYSALMSKVVADGTRKVKFPLNEPAVGKKKSQIDEYLEFYGGPGVQHIALATNDIVATVRAMRAAGVRFLDTPDSYYETLGEWVGDTRVPVETLRELKILADRDEDGYLLQIFTKPVQDRPTVFFELIERHGSMGFGKGNFKALFEAIEREQEKRGNL, translated from the coding sequence ATGACTGAGACGACAGAGATGCTGCAGCAGGGGGACGCACGGCACGCCGACCCGTTCCCCGTGAAGGGGATGGACGCGGTCGTCTTCGCGGTCGGCAACGCGAAGCAGGCCGCGCACTACTACGCCACCGCCTTCGGGATGAAGCTCGTCGCCTACTCCGGGCCGGAGAACGGCAGCCGGGAGACGGCCAGTTACGTCCTCGTCTCGGGCGGCGCCCGCTTCGTGTTCACCTCCGTCATCAAACCGGTGAGCGCCTGGGGCCGCTTCCTGGCCGAGCATGTCGCCGAGCACGGCGACGGTGTGATCGACCTCGCGGTGGAGGTGCCGGACGCGCGCGCCGCCTACGCGTACGCCGTCGAGCACGGCGCCGCCGGGATCGAGGAGCCGCACGAGCTCAAGGACGAGCACGGCACGGTGGTGGTGGCCTCGATCCGCACCTACGGCGACACCCGCCACACCCTCGTCGAGCGCACCGGCTACGACGGCCCGTACCTCCCCGGCTACGCGGAGGCCGAGCCGATCGTCGACCCGCCGGCGCGGCGGAACTTCCAGGCCATCGACCACTGCGTCGGCAATGTGGAGCTCGGCCGGATGGACGAGTGGGTCGGCTTCTACAACAACGTCATGGGCTTCACCAACATGAAGGAGTTCGTGGGCGACGACATCGCCACCGAGTACTCCGCGCTGATGTCGAAGGTCGTGGCGGACGGCACCCGCAAGGTGAAGTTCCCGCTCAACGAGCCCGCGGTCGGCAAGAAGAAGTCGCAGATCGACGAGTATCTGGAGTTCTACGGAGGCCCCGGCGTCCAGCACATCGCGCTCGCCACCAACGACATCGTCGCCACGGTGCGGGCGATGCGCGCGGCCGGGGTGCGGTTCCTGGACACCCCGGACTCGTACTACGAAACCCTGGGGGAGTGGGTCGGCGACACCCGCGTCCCGGTGGAGACCCTCCGCGAGCTGAAGATCCTCGCCGACCGGGACGAGGACGGCTATCTGCTCCAGATCTTCACCAAGCCGGTCCAGGACCGGCCGACCGTCTTCTTCGAGCTGATCGAGCGGCATGGCTCGATGGGCTTCGGCAAGGGCAACTTCAAGGCGCTCTTCGAGGCGATCGAGCGCGAGCAGGAGAAGCGCGGCAACCTCTGA
- a CDS encoding teichoic acid biosynthesis protein C — MTRRRFTLGGGVAAAGALGAFAARAGAATVAGGRFDLSVPSTQLIREKTPHNATVLQSFAFDDVGGHVYTVQLMQGGIQLSGESAPVSGADRAAHGDLCVTKLSPAGAELGSMYLKGFGHGVAMGCEPVGSTAYLWTESDANPDSGYGRAISRFKFADGTVLSSGSSSLVKHRPVAGSTSNQPAVDMLNRRLLLRHRLDGAVRYRLMSLSGVSAGDYTAVYEDIPQTGVEDGEVFQGFTVLGDYVYQLTGTAYTGEDGANPPSGHGNTYVSCIDLRTGELVQRARTEAAYSLSYREPEGMAVQLSSPRRLCMGFASGAAGDRKVSVYYKAQ; from the coding sequence TTGACCAGGCGTAGGTTCACCCTCGGCGGGGGCGTGGCCGCGGCCGGCGCGCTCGGTGCCTTCGCCGCCCGCGCGGGGGCCGCCACCGTGGCGGGGGGCCGCTTCGATCTGTCGGTGCCCTCCACCCAGCTGATCCGCGAGAAGACCCCGCACAACGCCACCGTGCTGCAGTCCTTCGCGTTCGATGACGTGGGCGGCCACGTCTACACCGTCCAGCTGATGCAGGGCGGTATCCAGCTCAGCGGGGAGTCCGCTCCCGTCTCGGGCGCCGACCGCGCCGCCCACGGCGATCTGTGCGTCACCAAGCTGTCCCCGGCCGGTGCGGAGCTGGGCTCCATGTACCTCAAGGGGTTCGGGCACGGCGTGGCGATGGGCTGCGAGCCGGTGGGCTCCACCGCGTATCTGTGGACCGAGTCGGACGCCAACCCCGACTCCGGCTACGGCCGCGCCATCAGCCGCTTCAAGTTCGCCGATGGCACCGTGCTGTCGTCCGGTTCGTCCTCGCTGGTCAAGCACCGCCCGGTGGCGGGCTCCACCAGCAACCAGCCCGCCGTCGACATGCTCAACCGCCGGCTGCTGCTGCGCCACCGCCTCGACGGAGCGGTCCGTTACCGGCTGATGAGCCTCTCCGGGGTCAGCGCGGGCGACTACACCGCCGTGTACGAGGACATACCCCAGACCGGCGTCGAGGACGGCGAGGTCTTCCAGGGCTTCACGGTCCTCGGCGACTACGTGTACCAGCTGACCGGCACCGCCTACACCGGCGAGGACGGCGCCAACCCGCCCTCCGGCCATGGCAACACCTACGTCTCCTGCATCGATCTGCGCACCGGCGAACTCGTCCAGCGCGCCCGCACCGAGGCCGCCTACTCGCTGAGCTACCGCGAGCCCGAGGGCATGGCCGTCCAGCTGTCCAGCCCCCGCCGGCTGTGCATGGGCTTCGCCTCGGGCGCCGCCGGAGACCGCAAGGTCAGCGTCTACTACAAGGCACAGTAG
- a CDS encoding FAD-binding oxidoreductase has translation MTDLIELLREGLPEEAVLTDPDVTGAYAHDMASFCEAGAPAVVVLPRTVEQVQHVCRTATALRVPVVPQGARTGLSGAANASEGCIVLSLVKMDRILEINPVDRIAVVEPGVINATLSRAVMEKGLYYPPDPSSWEQCTIGGNIGTASGGLCCVKYGVTAEYVLGLDVVLADGRLLKTGRRTAKGVAGYDLTRLFVGSEGSLGIVVGAVLALKPAPLEQLVLAAEFPSTASACDAICRIMERGHAPSLLELMDRTSVRAVNAMGNMGLPESTEALLMAAFDTPDPAPDLAAVAELCTVAGATEVVPAEDAAESDMLLQARRMTLPALEAVKGVTMIDDVCVPRSRLAEMIDGTAAIAEKHALTIGVVAHAGDGNTHPTVCFDPADPDESRRARESFDEIMALGLELGGTITGEHGVGVLKREWLARELGPVAVELQQGIKQVFDPLGLLNPGKLF, from the coding sequence ATGACGGACCTCATCGAGCTGCTGCGGGAGGGCCTCCCCGAGGAGGCCGTGCTGACCGACCCGGATGTGACCGGGGCCTACGCACACGACATGGCGAGCTTCTGCGAGGCGGGCGCGCCCGCCGTCGTCGTCCTCCCGCGCACGGTCGAGCAGGTCCAGCATGTCTGCCGCACCGCCACCGCGCTGCGCGTCCCGGTGGTGCCCCAGGGCGCGCGCACCGGCCTGTCGGGCGCGGCCAACGCGTCCGAGGGCTGCATCGTGCTGTCCCTGGTCAAGATGGACCGGATCCTGGAGATCAACCCGGTCGACCGGATCGCGGTCGTCGAACCGGGCGTGATCAACGCGACGCTGTCCCGCGCGGTCATGGAGAAGGGCCTCTACTACCCGCCGGACCCCTCCAGCTGGGAGCAGTGCACGATCGGCGGCAACATCGGCACCGCGTCCGGCGGGCTGTGCTGTGTGAAGTACGGCGTCACCGCCGAATACGTCCTCGGGCTCGATGTCGTCCTCGCCGACGGGCGGCTGCTGAAGACCGGCCGCCGCACCGCCAAGGGTGTCGCGGGCTATGACCTGACCCGGCTCTTCGTGGGCTCCGAGGGCAGCCTCGGCATCGTCGTGGGCGCGGTCCTCGCCCTCAAGCCCGCCCCACTCGAACAGCTCGTCCTGGCCGCCGAGTTCCCCTCCACCGCGTCCGCCTGCGACGCCATCTGCCGGATCATGGAGCGCGGCCACGCCCCCTCGCTGCTGGAGCTGATGGACCGGACGAGCGTCCGCGCGGTCAACGCGATGGGGAACATGGGTCTCCCGGAGTCCACCGAGGCCCTGCTGATGGCGGCGTTCGACACCCCGGACCCGGCCCCCGATCTCGCCGCCGTCGCCGAGCTGTGCACGGTGGCCGGTGCGACGGAGGTGGTCCCGGCCGAGGACGCCGCCGAGTCCGACATGCTGCTCCAGGCCCGCCGGATGACGCTTCCGGCGCTGGAGGCGGTCAAGGGCGTCACCATGATCGACGACGTCTGTGTGCCCCGCTCCCGGCTCGCCGAGATGATCGACGGCACGGCCGCCATCGCCGAGAAGCACGCGCTCACGATCGGCGTCGTGGCCCACGCCGGGGACGGCAACACCCATCCGACGGTGTGCTTCGACCCGGCGGACCCCGACGAGTCGCGGCGGGCCCGGGAGTCGTTCGACGAGATCATGGCGCTGGGTCTGGAGCTCGGCGGCACCATCACCGGTGAGCACGGCGTCGGCGTCCTCAAGAGGGAGTGGCTGGCGCGGGAACTGGGCCCGGTGGCGGTGGAGCTGCAGCAGGGGATCAAGCAGGTCTTCGATCCGCTGGGCCTGCTCAACCCCGGCAAACTGTTCTGA
- a CDS encoding NAD(P)-dependent alcohol dehydrogenase — MTTSVTAYAAPAPKAPLEKTTVERRALREHDILIEIAYAGICHSDIHQAREEWGTAQFPMVPGHEIAGVVAEVGPGVTKYAVGDRVGVGCFVDSCRECANCLAGEEQFCLKGEVQTYNDKEYDGAPTYGGYSTHIVVDENYALRIPEGVSLDVAAPLLCAGITLYSPLAHWNAGPGKKVAIVGLGGLGHMGVKIAHAMGAEVTVLSQTLRKKDDGLRLGADHFYATGDDSTFTELAGSFDLIVNTTSANLPLDSYLSLLKVDGTLVHVGAPENPSSFSQFSLIMGRKSMAGSKIGGIRQTQEMLDFCAEHGLGAEIEVINADQINEAYDRVVSSDVRYRFVIDIASLKA; from the coding sequence ATGACCACCAGCGTCACCGCCTACGCAGCCCCCGCTCCGAAGGCCCCGCTGGAGAAGACCACCGTCGAGCGCCGCGCACTGCGCGAGCACGACATCCTCATCGAGATCGCCTACGCCGGCATCTGCCACTCCGACATCCACCAGGCCCGGGAGGAATGGGGCACCGCCCAGTTCCCGATGGTGCCCGGCCATGAGATCGCCGGTGTGGTCGCCGAGGTCGGCCCCGGTGTGACCAAGTACGCCGTGGGCGACCGGGTCGGCGTGGGCTGCTTCGTCGACTCCTGCCGCGAGTGCGCTAACTGCCTCGCGGGCGAGGAGCAGTTCTGCCTCAAGGGCGAGGTGCAGACGTACAACGACAAGGAGTACGACGGCGCCCCCACCTACGGTGGCTACAGCACCCACATCGTGGTGGACGAGAACTACGCCCTGCGCATCCCCGAGGGGGTGTCGCTGGACGTCGCCGCCCCGCTGCTGTGCGCCGGGATCACCCTCTACTCGCCGCTCGCCCACTGGAACGCGGGTCCCGGCAAGAAGGTCGCCATCGTCGGCCTGGGCGGCCTCGGCCACATGGGCGTGAAGATCGCCCATGCGATGGGCGCCGAGGTGACCGTGCTGAGCCAGACGCTCCGTAAGAAGGACGACGGGCTGCGGCTGGGCGCCGACCACTTCTACGCCACCGGTGACGACTCCACCTTCACCGAGCTGGCCGGCAGCTTCGACCTGATCGTCAACACGACCTCGGCGAACCTCCCGCTGGACAGCTACCTGTCGCTGCTGAAGGTCGACGGCACGCTGGTGCACGTGGGCGCGCCGGAGAACCCCAGCTCCTTCAGCCAGTTCTCGCTGATCATGGGCCGCAAGTCGATGGCCGGGTCGAAGATCGGCGGCATCCGGCAGACGCAGGAGATGCTGGACTTCTGCGCCGAGCACGGGCTCGGCGCGGAGATCGAGGTGATCAACGCCGACCAGATCAACGAGGCCTACGACCGCGTCGTGAGCAGCGATGTGCGGTACCGCTTCGTGATCGACATCGCCTCCCTGAAGGCGTGA
- a CDS encoding helix-turn-helix transcriptional regulator — MDRNTELSEFLRTRRARLSPGDAGVSVTNDSPRRVPGLRREELAQLAGVSTDYYTRLEQGRHLNVSETVLDAVARALRLDETERAYLFELTRPRPRRTVRRRPPRPQRVRPGVHALLRTLDGISPAFVLGRRGDVLASNQLARALIIDFEALPYHERNMARFMFLDEAARSLWPDWETVAAEMVASLRLEAGRHPEDPRLTELVGELTIKSADFRKWWADHNVREKTHGIKRYHHPVVGDMTLSYENVAVPGDPDQALCMYTVEPGSPSEAALRLLASWTAPPSARSSAPASDARPSGGPSSDVSP, encoded by the coding sequence ATGGACCGCAATACCGAGCTCAGTGAGTTCCTGCGGACCCGCAGGGCCCGCCTGAGCCCTGGGGACGCGGGCGTGAGCGTGACCAACGACAGCCCCCGTCGAGTGCCGGGGCTGCGCCGCGAGGAGCTGGCGCAGCTGGCCGGGGTGAGCACGGACTACTACACGCGTCTGGAACAGGGCCGTCACCTCAATGTGTCGGAGACGGTGCTGGACGCCGTGGCCCGTGCGCTGCGGCTCGACGAGACCGAGCGCGCGTACCTCTTCGAGCTGACCCGGCCGCGCCCCCGGCGCACGGTGCGCCGCCGGCCGCCCCGCCCCCAGCGGGTGCGGCCCGGGGTGCACGCACTGCTGCGGACACTGGACGGGATCTCACCGGCCTTCGTCCTCGGGCGCAGGGGCGATGTCCTGGCCTCCAACCAGCTGGCCCGGGCGCTGATCATCGACTTCGAGGCGCTCCCGTACCACGAGCGCAACATGGCCCGTTTCATGTTCCTCGACGAGGCGGCCCGCTCCCTGTGGCCGGACTGGGAGACGGTCGCGGCGGAGATGGTGGCCTCCCTCCGGCTGGAGGCCGGACGCCATCCCGAGGATCCCCGGCTGACCGAGCTGGTGGGCGAGCTCACCATCAAGAGCGCGGACTTCCGCAAGTGGTGGGCGGACCACAACGTGCGGGAGAAGACCCACGGCATCAAGCGCTACCACCATCCGGTGGTGGGGGACATGACGCTCTCCTACGAGAACGTGGCCGTTCCCGGCGATCCCGACCAGGCACTGTGCATGTACACGGTCGAGCCCGGCTCGCCCTCCGAGGCGGCCCTGCGGCTGCTGGCGAGCTGGACCGCGCCTCCTTCCGCCCGTTCCTCCGCGCCCGCTTCCGATGCGCGTCCTTCGGGGGGACCGTCCTCCGACGTTTCCCCCTGA
- a CDS encoding RDD family protein has translation MSAPTSGSADGSSIPGFYPDPSIPGYIRYWNGAAWVPGTSRPAPAAGEAMPAPPPGVTHTQVISPAPDETGPMFLDEEPAPRPAEETGSALPELRRSAEMDVRGAGGPPEAAAGGMGAQPVPPGGVPASVDWNDPQRLYGTRPDAGSAWQADASRQGGFGGEQDRRISWGSETDAPGDAQAGGGQADGGQAGGGQWPGVPDPRRAGPGEGAGRDEGTLTMRGGGSGGPVDRSTQALPPVRRAPELPAADDAETPAAAGDGTMTIRAVGRGDGAAPTTGQGQGQGHQGPGPGQDRNPASGRDDGTMAIRAVGRRGSRKGAEAAPPAQPPHQPQQPPQPHQPPQSHQPQQPPQPYQPQQPFGGIPAQGGGPAWQQQGHPFAQQPGPAQGAPQAAPHGAPPGAPEGVIPWKPPVDNPFLRAAQAQGRPAPLGRRLAARLIDTVVLLGVVGAVALPLWGKASDHIDEKVETAKQSGETVTVYFLDGTTSGYLGIVLGLLLVLGIVLETLPTAKWGRTLGKRLSGVRVLDIEGHDTPSFGAALRRWLVYSVLGVLVIGVLNVLWCLFDRPWRQCWHDKAARTFVAAAD, from the coding sequence ATGAGCGCCCCTACCTCAGGATCCGCGGACGGCAGCTCCATTCCTGGCTTTTATCCTGATCCGTCCATCCCCGGCTACATCCGTTACTGGAACGGTGCCGCCTGGGTGCCCGGCACCAGCCGCCCCGCCCCGGCCGCGGGCGAGGCCATGCCCGCGCCGCCGCCCGGCGTCACCCATACCCAGGTGATCAGCCCGGCGCCGGACGAGACGGGCCCGATGTTCCTGGACGAGGAACCGGCACCGCGGCCCGCGGAGGAGACCGGCAGCGCCCTGCCCGAGCTGCGCCGGAGCGCCGAGATGGACGTCCGGGGCGCGGGCGGGCCGCCCGAGGCGGCGGCCGGCGGCATGGGGGCTCAGCCGGTGCCGCCCGGCGGCGTCCCGGCGTCCGTGGACTGGAACGATCCCCAGCGGCTGTACGGCACCCGTCCCGATGCCGGGTCGGCCTGGCAGGCGGACGCGTCCCGGCAGGGCGGCTTCGGCGGTGAGCAGGACCGCCGGATCTCCTGGGGCTCGGAGACGGACGCCCCCGGGGATGCCCAGGCCGGTGGCGGGCAGGCCGATGGCGGGCAGGCCGGTGGCGGGCAGTGGCCCGGCGTGCCCGACCCGCGGCGGGCGGGCCCGGGCGAGGGCGCCGGTCGCGATGAGGGCACGCTGACCATGCGCGGGGGCGGCAGCGGCGGGCCGGTGGACCGCTCGACGCAGGCGCTGCCGCCGGTGCGCCGGGCCCCGGAGCTGCCCGCGGCGGACGACGCGGAGACGCCCGCCGCGGCGGGCGACGGGACGATGACGATCCGCGCGGTGGGACGCGGTGATGGAGCGGCGCCCACGACGGGCCAGGGCCAGGGGCAGGGCCACCAGGGTCCGGGCCCGGGCCAGGACCGGAATCCGGCGTCCGGCCGCGACGACGGGACGATGGCGATCCGGGCGGTCGGCCGTCGCGGCTCGCGCAAGGGTGCCGAAGCGGCACCCCCGGCCCAGCCCCCGCACCAGCCTCAGCAGCCCCCGCAGCCACACCAGCCTCCGCAGTCACACCAGCCTCAGCAGCCCCCGCAGCCGTACCAGCCCCAGCAGCCCTTCGGCGGAATCCCCGCCCAGGGAGGTGGCCCGGCCTGGCAGCAGCAGGGGCACCCGTTCGCCCAGCAGCCCGGTCCGGCGCAGGGCGCCCCGCAGGCCGCACCGCATGGCGCCCCGCCGGGTGCGCCCGAGGGCGTCATCCCGTGGAAGCCGCCCGTCGACAACCCCTTCCTGCGGGCCGCCCAGGCCCAGGGGCGGCCCGCCCCGCTCGGCCGCCGCCTCGCCGCCCGGCTGATCGACACCGTCGTGCTGCTCGGCGTCGTCGGCGCCGTCGCGCTCCCGCTGTGGGGCAAGGCGAGCGATCACATCGACGAGAAGGTCGAGACGGCCAAGCAGAGCGGTGAGACCGTCACGGTCTACTTCCTGGACGGCACCACCAGCGGCTATCTGGGCATCGTCCTCGGTCTGCTGCTCGTCCTCGGCATCGTCCTGGAGACGCTGCCGACCGCCAAGTGGGGCCGCACGCTGGGCAAGAGGCTGAGCGGGGTGCGGGTGCTGGACATCGAGGGGCACGACACCCCGTCCTTCGGCGCCGCGCTGCGCCGCTGGCTGGTCTACTCGGTGCTGGGCGTGCTCGTCATCGGCGTGCTGAACGTGCTGTGGTGCCTGTTCGACCGCCCGTGGCGGCAGTGCTGGCACGACAAGGCGGCCCGCACCTTCGTCGCGGCGGCCGACTGA